A stretch of DNA from Micromonospora peucetia:
GCGACAGTCCCAGCGCGCGCAGGCCCACCGTCAGCGTGCCGTGCCGGAGCAGGCCGGCGGTCACTGCCACCCGTCCACCGTGGCGCGCATCCCCCGCACGAACCGCTCGCCGGCGGCGGTCAGGGCACCGAGGTCGAGCAGGGCGTCGAGGGCCCCGTCGGTCCAGTCCCGGTAGCGACGGAAGTGGCCGGCGGCGGCCGGGCCGGGGCGGTGCCGCCACACGTCGGCGACCCCCAGGCGGGCGTACACACCGTGCAGCACGCCCCCCACCGGGCGGGGGTCGTCCCGCCACGGCACGCCCAGCGTCCGGGTGTCGTCGCGGTCGAACAGGTCGCAGACGTCCAGCACCGCGCTGAGCTTGAGGTGCTGCACCTCGTGCACCAGCAGCACGGCGAGGGCGGCGTCGTCGGGTACGGCGGTGACGGCCACCGCGCCGAAGGCGGTGCCGGCGGCGGCGCTGCGCAACCGGCCGGTCGGCTCCGAGCGCAGCGGCACGACGGCCCGCAGCAGGGCGCGGACCCCCGCCGCGTAGCCGATGGCCTCGGCGTCGATCCGTCGCACCGCCTGCTCCACCTGCCGCGTCCACCGGAGGGCGGCCGTGCCGGACAGCCGCGGTTCGACCGGCAGGTCGTAGCAGTCCCGGTGCGGATCGGTGTCCTCCAGCAGCAGCCGCCCCCCGCCGATCCGGACCGGACGCACCGGCAGCCAGCCGTCCGGCCCGTCCTCCCGGGCCGGGTCGCGATTCCCGTCGGCGTCGGCGATCACCCGCCGGCCGGCGAGCCGGACCTCCCCGTCGTCGGTGACGAGCCGGACGACGCCCCGCTCGGCGCCGACGGCGAGCGCGCCGAGCGTCGGCAGGCTGATCACCCCGTCGCGCACCGGTACGGGCAGGTCGGCCCGGACCCGGGCGCGGACGGCGGCGGCAGCCGCCACGCACGCCAGGTAGGACAGTTCGGCCGCCCCGTTCCGGCACCGCCGGGCCCAGCGGCGCACGAACGGGTGGGCCAGCACGGCGCGGACGGCGTCGGGGTGCGTGTCGTCCAGGTGCACCAGCAGCCGCCACCCGTCGGCCGCGACCGGGTCGCCCACGGCCCGCTCGCTGAGCGCGACCAGCAGGGCACGCACCAACGCCAGGTGGACGTCGGCGAGTTGCTCCGCCGAGCCCGCCGTGCCCGGGCCGGTGGCGAGGTCGTCGAGGACGTGAGGGCTGAGCGAATCGGCCGGGCGGGCGGGCTCGTCGGCGGCGGGGGCCGTCGTCACCACCCGGACGAGCTTGAGCAGATCGGCGCAGTAGACGGACGGGTTGTCGAAGCCGTTGCCGGCGCGGTGCCGGTGGGCGTAGAGCCCGCCGCCGCAGTGCCCGACCACGGGACACGCACGGCAGGTCGCGCAGAGGCCGGCAAGACCGGTCTGCCGTACCGCGATCGCCGGATGCGCCGCGGCGTCGTCCACCCGGTGCCGGAAGACGTCCAGGCCGGTGGCGGCAGCGCCATCGAAGGCGGACTTGAGCGAGTCGACCTGTTCGAAGGTGCCGTCGGTCTCGACGACGACCAGGTCGGCCGGGCCGAGCCCGACCGCCTCGCTGCGGCTGCCGCGCCCGGACGCGGTGGAGAGCAGGGACTCCAGCAGGCGGATCGGCACCGGGCGCCCGTCCGCCAGCCAGCGTCGGTGGACGGCCAGCAGCCAGTCGGCGTACGGCGTGGCGAGGCCGGCGGGCCGGGCCGGCGGGCTGTCCCAGTTGGCGTGCGGCAGCAGGAAGTCGACGTGCGGCGGCTCCTCGGCCAGCAGCGCGTCGTACACCCGGATCGGGTCGTTGGCGAGGTCGACGGTGCAGAGGATGCCCGCGTAACTGGTGCGGTAGGCGGGGCTGCGCAGCAGCGCCAGCGCCCGCAGCACCTGGTGGTGGCTGCTCGCCCCGTTGGCGTGGCGGCGGTGCCGGTCGTTGGCGGCCCGGTCGCCGTCGAGCGAGATCCCCACCTTGACGTCGTGGGCGACCAGCACGTCGCACGTCGCCGGGGTGAGCAGCACACCGTTGGACTGCATCCGCAGGTCGAGCCGGGCCACCGGGTCGATGACGCGCCGCAGGGTGGCGGCGGTGGCGTCGAGCCGGGCGACGCCGGCGAGCAGAGGCTCACCGCCGTGCAGCACCACCCGTACGACGTCGAGCCGGTGGGCCGCCGCGTGCTCCGCGATCCGTTCCGCGACGGCCTGCACGGTGGCGGGGGCCATCATCCGGGGCTGGCGCCGCCAGGACTGGTCGGGGTGTTCGTAGACGTAGCAGTGGTCGCAGGCGAGGTCGCAGCGGCTGACCAGCTTGAGCACGTACTGTGTCAGCGGGGCGACCCGGCCGGTCGGCTGCCGGCCAGGCCCGGCCGGCTCAGATCGCCGAGTTGAAGGCCGCGACATCGACACGGGCCGGACGATCCTCCCTCCGGCTGGTCACGTGGGCGACGGACCGGGCCCGGTCGAGGGAGATCCGGCCGAGCGGGGCGCGCCGCAGGTCGTCCAGCGGCGGCGGAGTCGAATCGGGCTGGCGTACGGTGCGATCCACGTCGGTTCCCCCAGTTTGAGTCGGGAGTGGATGGACGGCCGTCCACAACGACGGTCAACGACGACTATCGACGATGCTATATGGCACAACCAGTGATGTCACGGCTGCGCTGCGCCATCCTGCTCGATCATCTTTGCCATCCACCCCTCGTTGGACAGCGAGATGATCCGCTCCGCCTCGGCGACGAAGGTGCCGTCGTCGGCCCAGCCCAGCCCCGCCTCCCGGGCCGTCCGCAGCCGGGCCAGCTGATCGGCGGTGCGGGCGTACTCGATCTGGTGGTGCTCGTACTGCTGGGCGGAGCCGTAGCCCACCAGTGCCGTGGTCACGGCCGCCGCGACACCGATCCAGGCGGTGAACCCGAAGTTGTCGCCGAGCACCCCGACGGTCGCGGAGACCAGGGCGGCGGCGACCGTGAGCCCCGTTGCCGCATACCGGAGCCGGCTCGCGGCGCGGGCCATCCGGCGGGCCGCCGGCAGGTAGTAGCCGTCGATCTGCCGCTGCACCCGTTCCGTCACGTACGTCGTGACGTCGGAGACGGCCGGCAGCGGTCGGGCCGCCGCCGACGCGTCCAGGGTGCGGCCGACCAGGTCGCCGGCGTCGTCCATGAGCGCGTCGAACCGGCTGAGCAGGACGGCGTTCCGGTCCGTGCCGCTGAACGGGGCGACCCCGGCGAGGTAGCGGTAGGTGTCCGCCTTCAGTGCCTCGGAGACCGAGCGGAGCCGGGTCCACGCGTGCACCGCGTCCCGGGAGGCCCACCGGGCCGCCAGCGGCACCAGGAGCAGCGCCGCCGCCGCGACGATCGCGAGCGCCCGGCCCGTGCCGGGGTGGGCCCGTCCGAGCTGGTTGGCGAGCGTGCCGCAGACGGCGGCGCCCACGGTGAGCGCGGCAGCGGTCAGGCGTGCCCGGGTGATCATGCGCTTGGCCTCGCCGGACGCTCGCGACCAGGCCGCCTGCCGCTGCCAGACCGTCGCGACCGCTGAGGGGATATCGAAGTCCGCCACGATCGGATGGTAGGACGGCCGCGCCCGCGCCACGGGGACCCGCCGGCCCGGCAGTTCGCGGTCGGCCGGTCAGCGGGGCAGGAAGCTGTCGTACGCCTCGTCGTACCAGTCGGCCTCGTTGTGCCGGCGGATCGTGCCGTCGACCCGGGTCAGCATCAGCCAGTTGTCGTTGAGCACCAGCGCCGCGTCCTCGGGCCGGTTGGCCAGCACCCGACCCACAGTC
This window harbors:
- a CDS encoding FxsB family cyclophane-forming radical SAM/SPASM peptide maturase; translated protein: MSRPSTRRSEPAGPGRQPTGRVAPLTQYVLKLVSRCDLACDHCYVYEHPDQSWRRQPRMMAPATVQAVAERIAEHAAAHRLDVVRVVLHGGEPLLAGVARLDATAATLRRVIDPVARLDLRMQSNGVLLTPATCDVLVAHDVKVGISLDGDRAANDRHRRHANGASSHHQVLRALALLRSPAYRTSYAGILCTVDLANDPIRVYDALLAEEPPHVDFLLPHANWDSPPARPAGLATPYADWLLAVHRRWLADGRPVPIRLLESLLSTASGRGSRSEAVGLGPADLVVVETDGTFEQVDSLKSAFDGAAATGLDVFRHRVDDAAAHPAIAVRQTGLAGLCATCRACPVVGHCGGGLYAHRHRAGNGFDNPSVYCADLLKLVRVVTTAPAADEPARPADSLSPHVLDDLATGPGTAGSAEQLADVHLALVRALLVALSERAVGDPVAADGWRLLVHLDDTHPDAVRAVLAHPFVRRWARRCRNGAAELSYLACVAAAAAVRARVRADLPVPVRDGVISLPTLGALAVGAERGVVRLVTDDGEVRLAGRRVIADADGNRDPAREDGPDGWLPVRPVRIGGGRLLLEDTDPHRDCYDLPVEPRLSGTAALRWTRQVEQAVRRIDAEAIGYAAGVRALLRAVVPLRSEPTGRLRSAAAGTAFGAVAVTAVPDDAALAVLLVHEVQHLKLSAVLDVCDLFDRDDTRTLGVPWRDDPRPVGGVLHGVYARLGVADVWRHRPGPAAAGHFRRYRDWTDGALDALLDLGALTAAGERFVRGMRATVDGWQ
- a CDS encoding DUF4231 domain-containing protein, whose amino-acid sequence is MADFDIPSAVATVWQRQAAWSRASGEAKRMITRARLTAAALTVGAAVCGTLANQLGRAHPGTGRALAIVAAAALLLVPLAARWASRDAVHAWTRLRSVSEALKADTYRYLAGVAPFSGTDRNAVLLSRFDALMDDAGDLVGRTLDASAAARPLPAVSDVTTYVTERVQRQIDGYYLPAARRMARAASRLRYAATGLTVAAALVSATVGVLGDNFGFTAWIGVAAAVTTALVGYGSAQQYEHHQIEYARTADQLARLRTAREAGLGWADDGTFVAEAERIISLSNEGWMAKMIEQDGAAQP